In Vreelandella piezotolerans, one genomic interval encodes:
- a CDS encoding diguanylate cyclase domain-containing protein, whose amino-acid sequence MITSSGLPSDFPQPCSVDTMRLRSEKVRLLYANIWQPVSAGILGALVLAAVMRNVIDTAHVVMWFIVLLAVSAWRLCDARRFLQSSLEEQAKAQWLWRFALGALVAGCTWGGGGVLMFQGEQTDYVAFLVIVLSGVAAGSVTMLSAVWWVAVCFIIPISLPLQVLLLLSPAPTQQAIGGLIIVFVGLLILTSRRLGQVIHDNISLRMSMADREAKLLESENRYRSIFQNSPLGVLHFDEDGKVTDCNSKLPVILGVDRRCIVGHDLLVPSADPRVADSVRDAIEKGAGYYEGTYHLPNTQKKTPLRAFFNGVHGMDNRIIGGVAIIEDFTERKRSEEIIYRQAYYDALTDLPNRRLFIERLESLDTHTIDQKRSGLVLFLDMDRFKLINDTLGHAAGDALLVQVARRLESCLRDGDMAARLSGDEFVLLALFDEENASQTDALAEQYMARVQQALSGKYWLENRLVDVTPSMGYTCFDTAAYNHVDVLKQADIAMYQAKSEGRARLRRYQPWMSDEVNRRVSEQSSHVAPRR is encoded by the coding sequence ATGATAACGTCTTCAGGCTTGCCCAGTGATTTTCCTCAACCATGCTCGGTAGACACCATGCGTTTACGCAGCGAAAAAGTGCGCCTTCTTTACGCCAACATCTGGCAGCCTGTGTCAGCAGGCATTTTAGGTGCTCTCGTATTAGCGGCCGTCATGCGAAACGTAATTGATACGGCACATGTAGTGATGTGGTTTATCGTCCTTTTGGCCGTGTCTGCCTGGCGGTTGTGTGACGCCCGTCGTTTTTTGCAGTCGTCGCTGGAAGAGCAGGCAAAGGCCCAGTGGCTGTGGCGATTCGCTCTGGGAGCGCTGGTGGCGGGGTGCACATGGGGCGGCGGTGGCGTCTTGATGTTTCAGGGTGAGCAAACGGATTATGTGGCTTTTCTCGTGATTGTGCTGTCAGGCGTGGCAGCGGGTAGCGTTACGATGCTTTCGGCTGTGTGGTGGGTGGCCGTATGCTTCATCATCCCGATTAGCTTGCCCTTGCAAGTGCTGCTACTGCTCTCGCCAGCGCCGACCCAGCAGGCTATCGGTGGGTTGATTATTGTGTTTGTCGGTTTGTTGATTCTTACCAGCCGACGCCTGGGACAAGTCATTCACGATAATATTTCGCTACGCATGAGCATGGCCGATCGAGAAGCAAAATTGCTTGAGAGCGAAAATCGCTACCGCTCCATCTTTCAAAACTCACCGCTGGGCGTGCTTCACTTCGATGAAGACGGCAAGGTGACGGACTGCAATAGCAAGCTGCCGGTGATCCTGGGCGTTGATCGTCGTTGCATCGTGGGCCATGACTTGCTTGTGCCTTCCGCAGACCCCCGGGTGGCCGACAGCGTCAGGGATGCGATTGAAAAAGGGGCGGGTTACTACGAAGGCACGTACCACCTCCCCAACACCCAAAAAAAGACGCCACTGCGTGCTTTTTTTAACGGTGTGCACGGCATGGACAATCGCATTATTGGTGGGGTGGCCATTATCGAGGACTTCACCGAGCGTAAACGCAGCGAAGAGATCATTTATCGCCAAGCCTATTACGATGCGCTCACGGATTTGCCCAATCGGCGTCTGTTCATCGAACGGCTGGAATCGCTCGATACCCACACGATCGACCAAAAGCGCAGCGGGTTGGTTCTGTTTCTAGACATGGACCGCTTCAAGTTGATCAACGACACCCTGGGGCATGCGGCTGGGGATGCATTGCTGGTGCAGGTCGCGCGACGCTTGGAGTCTTGCCTACGCGACGGCGATATGGCCGCACGGTTAAGTGGCGATGAATTTGTTTTGCTGGCCCTGTTTGACGAAGAGAACGCGAGCCAAACGGACGCTCTTGCCGAGCAGTACATGGCCCGCGTTCAGCAGGCGCTGTCAGGGAAATACTGGTTGGAAAACCGCTTGGTCGATGTTACCCCGAGTATGGGGTACACCTGCTTTGATACGGCGGCCTATAACCATGTCGACGTGCTCAAGCAGGCCGATATCGCCATGTATCAGGCCAAATCCGAAGGCCGTGCGCGGCTGCGTCGCTATCAGCCGTGGATGAGTGATGAGGTCAACAGGCGTGTTAGCGAACAATCTTCCCATGTGGCCCCGCGCCGCTAG
- a CDS encoding 5-(carboxyamino)imidazole ribonucleotide synthase — MIAKNIGVLGAGQLGRMLALAGYPLGNTFTFLDTTGNPSAGIGEVIVDPDNQHLAAFLEKVDVVTYEFEHLPVALVQQIEQHKPVYPGSRAIAVCQNRVEEKALFDRLGIPTPAYRVVESAEQLAAAAAELGCPVVAKSVTEGYDGKGQAVLKAPEQAQEAWEAIGHSQLIVEAFVDFVREVSMIAVRGRDGEVVFYPMAENQHVGGILRYSVAPLPDLDASVQQTADSYIRALLDELDYVGVLALELFQTRDGSLLANEMAPRVHNSGHWTMDGAVTSQFENHLRAVQGLPLGATNATAPTCMVNVIGLEGDNAALLAMADTHLHRYDKEERPGRKLAHVNVVAATHAELLEKVRACQALIPDAPPVAWSFESML, encoded by the coding sequence ATGATTGCAAAAAACATTGGTGTTCTTGGGGCGGGTCAGCTCGGCCGTATGCTGGCGCTGGCAGGCTATCCGCTGGGCAATACCTTCACGTTTTTGGATACCACCGGTAACCCCAGCGCGGGCATCGGTGAGGTGATCGTCGACCCTGATAACCAGCACTTGGCGGCGTTCCTCGAGAAGGTCGACGTGGTCACCTACGAGTTCGAGCACCTGCCCGTGGCGCTGGTCCAGCAGATCGAGCAGCACAAGCCGGTGTATCCCGGCAGTCGCGCCATTGCGGTGTGCCAGAACCGAGTAGAAGAGAAGGCGCTGTTCGACCGCTTAGGTATTCCCACGCCCGCCTACCGCGTGGTGGAAAGTGCTGAGCAGCTCGCCGCCGCCGCCGCCGAGCTGGGCTGCCCGGTGGTAGCCAAGTCGGTCACCGAAGGCTACGACGGCAAAGGGCAAGCGGTGCTGAAAGCGCCAGAGCAGGCCCAAGAGGCGTGGGAGGCCATTGGCCATTCACAGCTCATCGTCGAGGCGTTCGTCGATTTCGTTCGCGAAGTTTCGATGATTGCCGTGCGCGGCCGCGATGGGGAGGTGGTGTTCTACCCCATGGCCGAAAACCAACACGTGGGCGGCATTCTGCGCTACTCCGTGGCGCCGCTACCGGATTTGGACGCCAGCGTTCAGCAGACGGCCGACAGCTATATTCGTGCGCTGCTTGACGAGCTGGATTACGTTGGCGTGTTGGCGCTGGAGCTGTTCCAAACCCGCGACGGCAGCCTGTTGGCCAACGAAATGGCCCCGCGAGTGCATAATTCTGGCCACTGGACGATGGATGGCGCCGTCACCAGCCAGTTCGAGAACCATCTGCGGGCAGTGCAAGGTTTGCCATTAGGCGCAACGAACGCCACTGCGCCCACTTGCATGGTGAACGTCATCGGCTTGGAAGGCGACAATGCTGCGCTGCTGGCCATGGCCGACACGCATCTACACCGCTATGACAAGGAAGAGCGCCCTGGGCGTAAGCTGGCGCATGTCAACGTCGTGGCCGCCACCCACGCCGAGCTGTTAGAGAAAGTGCGTGCTTGCCAAGCATTGATTCCCGATGCGCCTCCCGTGGCGTGGAGTTTCGAATCCATGCTATAG
- the purE gene encoding 5-(carboxyamino)imidazole ribonucleotide mutase gives MSNSAPKVGVIMGSKSDWPVMEHAVAMLERLGVPYETRVVSAHRTPDLLFDYAKSAAERGLQVIVAGAGGAAHLPGMVASQTALPVLGVPVESKALKGLDSLLSIAQMPGGIAVGTLAIGKAGATNAGLLAAQIVGLHDSAVRDAVDAFRAEQTQMVLDNPDPRPEADQAQ, from the coding sequence ATGTCGAACAGCGCACCCAAAGTGGGCGTGATCATGGGGTCGAAGTCCGATTGGCCGGTCATGGAGCACGCGGTGGCGATGTTGGAGCGGCTGGGCGTTCCCTACGAGACTCGCGTGGTGTCGGCGCATCGCACGCCTGACTTGCTGTTCGATTATGCCAAAAGCGCTGCCGAGCGCGGCTTGCAAGTCATCGTGGCCGGTGCCGGTGGAGCGGCTCATTTGCCTGGCATGGTGGCATCACAAACGGCGCTGCCGGTACTCGGCGTGCCGGTGGAGTCCAAAGCGCTGAAAGGCCTGGACTCACTGCTCTCGATTGCGCAAATGCCGGGCGGTATTGCCGTGGGGACGCTGGCCATCGGCAAAGCGGGGGCCACCAATGCTGGCCTGCTGGCGGCTCAAATCGTTGGCCTGCACGACAGCGCCGTGCGCGACGCCGTAGATGCCTTCCGTGCCGAACAGACGCAGATGGTGCTTGACAACCCCGATCCGCGCCCCGAAGCGGACCAAGCCCAATAG
- a CDS encoding XRE family transcriptional regulator, with product MSTAYSTAHAEAMDPPRSSPDLDVRELEKRTRLMRIITRLIAVSDLGSREIARRAGLPVQKISDLLAGRLEHLDIDELNVLRRTLEPETP from the coding sequence ATGAGTACGGCATACTCGACTGCTCACGCAGAAGCGATGGATCCTCCGCGAAGCAGCCCTGACCTCGATGTCAGGGAACTTGAAAAACGTACGCGCCTTATGCGCATCATTACCCGCCTGATCGCCGTATCAGATCTGGGGAGCCGTGAAATCGCCCGCCGGGCTGGCTTACCCGTTCAAAAGATCAGCGACCTGCTCGCCGGAAGGCTCGAGCATCTGGACATCGACGAACTGAATGTCCTGCGTCGCACGTTAGAGCCGGAGACGCCATAG
- the chrA gene encoding chromate efflux transporter, with product MAVENKIRGRASEVFWAFLALGLTSFGGPVAHLGYFRTAFVERRQWLSEQAYADLVALCQFLPGPASSQVGFALGLMRAGPWGAALAWLAFTLPSAIVLVLFALGAAVLEGRVASGIIHGLKIVAVAIVAHAVWGMARNLCPDKTRTGIALAAVFAVVVVTGPLGQVAAIVLGSAAGLLLCRDSTASASSESLHFPVSRRAGTLALALFAILLVLLPLLAGSAGWLNVVDAFYRSGALVFGGGHVVLPLLEAEVVQSGWVTADAFLAGYGAAQAVPGPLFTFAAYLGALLPGIPSLVGALLALLAIFVPGFLLLVGVLPFWNQFRQWRSAQALMRGANAAVVGILGAALYQPVWTSAIVGPYAFVLALTGFLLLSVWKLPAWLVVILVALGGVMIPPL from the coding sequence ATGGCGGTAGAAAATAAGATTCGAGGACGCGCTAGCGAGGTTTTTTGGGCGTTTTTAGCGCTGGGGCTGACGTCGTTTGGCGGGCCGGTGGCGCACCTGGGCTATTTTCGCACGGCCTTCGTTGAACGCCGCCAGTGGCTCAGCGAGCAGGCGTACGCCGATTTGGTCGCGCTGTGCCAGTTTTTACCGGGTCCCGCCAGCAGCCAGGTGGGCTTTGCCTTAGGGTTGATGCGTGCTGGCCCCTGGGGAGCCGCGCTGGCGTGGCTGGCGTTTACACTGCCCTCGGCCATCGTGTTGGTGCTGTTTGCACTGGGTGCCGCCGTGCTGGAGGGCCGGGTGGCCAGCGGCATCATTCACGGCTTGAAAATCGTCGCGGTGGCCATCGTGGCCCACGCGGTGTGGGGCATGGCGCGCAACCTCTGCCCGGATAAAACTCGCACGGGCATTGCCTTGGCGGCGGTGTTTGCGGTGGTAGTGGTCACCGGGCCGCTGGGTCAGGTGGCGGCGATCGTGTTGGGCAGCGCGGCGGGCTTGCTGCTGTGCCGCGACAGCACGGCATCGGCGTCCAGCGAATCGCTGCACTTCCCGGTGTCGCGCCGAGCGGGCACGTTAGCGTTGGCGCTGTTCGCCATTCTGTTGGTGCTCTTACCGCTGTTAGCCGGAAGCGCCGGTTGGTTGAACGTGGTCGATGCCTTCTACCGCTCAGGGGCGCTGGTATTTGGCGGCGGCCATGTGGTGCTGCCGCTGCTGGAAGCGGAAGTGGTGCAATCGGGTTGGGTCACGGCGGATGCGTTTTTGGCGGGTTACGGCGCGGCACAAGCGGTGCCGGGGCCGCTGTTTACGTTTGCGGCGTATTTGGGAGCGCTGCTGCCGGGCATCCCTAGTTTGGTGGGTGCGCTGTTAGCACTGCTAGCGATTTTTGTGCCGGGGTTTTTGCTGCTGGTCGGCGTGCTGCCCTTTTGGAATCAGTTCCGTCAGTGGAGAAGCGCTCAAGCGCTGATGCGCGGTGCCAACGCTGCGGTGGTGGGGATTTTAGGCGCGGCGCTCTATCAGCCGGTGTGGACCAGTGCCATCGTGGGGCCTTACGCGTTCGTGCTGGCATTGACGGGCTTTCTGCTGCTCTCCGTGTGGAAGCTGCCTGCTTGGCTCGTCGTCATTCTGGTGGCGCTGGGCGGCGTGATGATTCCGCCCCTGTAA